In Sciurus carolinensis chromosome 4, mSciCar1.2, whole genome shotgun sequence, the sequence CCCACATTTATCTCTCCCCTTCCAGAACACCTTCTCCTTTTGTAATTACTACCACACTGTTTAGAGCCTAATTGTTCCAGAACTGTTTTGCATATTTGTCTTATCTAGACAACTACATCTTAAATTCTTTAAAGACAGGGATTTCAGGGAGCACCTCTCCATGCCCATAGTACCCTCCAGGCTGACCATGAGGCAGGCACAGGGCTGGTTACCAGGAAGCCTGCCCTGGGCAACCCCGGAGAACCCTGTCCTTCTCTAGAGTTCCCAGTTTCTAGTACCCTCCCCCAGCCACCCCCTAAGGCTCTGCTTTCTGGAACACAGCAGAATCAACCCGGAGGTAAGATGTCAGCAGCTGGGCCTCATCCCTTTCACCCTAAAGGCTGGACATGCCCCCACCCATGCTGCCCCCAGCAGCTGTGGTCCAGGACTCTTGCTGCCTCACTCCTTCACCTCCTCACCCCTGTCCTTGAGGAGGAGAAATGCCACCAGTGTACATGGGACCTGGGCGGAGGAGGAATCCAGCAAAGGGAGGCAGACAGAGAGCAAGCCAAGTGCAGCCTGGGGCAGAACCACAGTCCCGAGGGGCTTATCCAGGCTGACCGGCTGACCGAGATTGAGcaggaaggagggctggggacgGGAGCTGGGGGCTTGGGGAGGGGAGGAATGTGTTCAAGAGATGCAGCCAGAGCCTAGAGGGATTTATcccaacaacagcagcaaaactATGTCAGCCCCAGCCCAAGAGAAACACTGAGAAGGGAGGAAGCcagcaggaaggggaggggggtGGCGGAGCGGGAGGAGGGGTGAGGAGTAGGTCTGGAGGGACGGGGCACTGGCCAGGCAGGTCTCAGGCACATGGGGCCCACCAGAAGCCACAGCCTCTGGCTCAATAGAAAAGCACACCTGTCACCAGGAGAGCCCCACAGGCAGCCGGGTGGAAAGGAAGGCGCTTCTCCCCCCTGGGTCCTCACCTGTCGGCCTGCTGGGCGGCTCCCACAGGAGAATCGGTCAGCAGCAGTGAGGCCTGGTGAGTGTGTCAGACCCTGGAAACTGAAAGGGAGGAAATGGAGCGTGGGTGCAGGGCTCCCCACAGCCTGCCCAGGGACAAGGAGGGGCCTTCGGGGTCCCCAAGGGTAACTAGTGAGACTCTGAGGGGCCTGGCCCAGATCTGGTAGCCCAGGAGGCCAAGGCGCCCACCTGCTGTGCTCACCTGTGGCTAGTCACCAGCGCTCCAGAGGGGGCCAGTGGGCTGGTGGGAGGTGGGGTGGAGAAGGGGCTGCCTGGCCGGGGGCTGAGGGAGGCCGGGCTGGAGTAGGCAGACCTCAGGGAGGACTGGCTGTCAAGGTGTGTCCTCAGAGAGCCCTGTGGAGAGAGGGCAGTGGGAGGAGCTGGGCTGCGCAGCTCGCTCCCTCAGCCTCACCGCTGGGGTGGTCAGGGCTGCGGCTCCTAGTCCCGAAGGCCATGGCTTACCTGGAAGCGAGTTGCCAATACTTCCAAGCAACCCTCCCCGTTGGTCTGCCCAGGAGAGGCAGCCCCAGACCTGAAGAGgcaacagagggaaaaaaagtgtccCAGGAGTCCTGGGCCCCCCAACCCCCTATACCCTGTGACGATGCTGTCCCCAGACCTGGTTCTCAAGACTTGCAAAACATCCAGGACATGTGGACATGAGTTGTCAGCTTTTAACTTAGCCAAATTCAAAACAAACAGCTGTTATAAACGAACcaccatcatttttttaaaagaaaggacagAATTGGTcccaaaaatagaaaagatgtaATTTTAGcaaaacattcaataaattcaattttattagaAACTCCTTTCATATCCCACtcctcttccccccccccccattccaTCTAGACTTTGTCACTGGTCAGCATCGGTCTGTAGGTGGAAGCTGGGGACGATGGCCGACTCTATAGAAATAATCCTTCACGGTTGAACCCCTGGAGAAACTGATGCTGAGAGAGGGGAAATGAACTGCTGAAAGTCCCAAAGCCCCTCAGCGCCAGAGCCAGACACTCACTTTCCCCACCCACAGGCTTTCCCCCACTGCTGGTGACCTGAAGCCTGTGAGAGGGTCACTCAGGGTCCCTTCCTCAGGCTTCTCCTACAAGGGCAGACCAGCCCCTTTCCCTCCATGACAGGCAGCTGAAGGACCTGGAGAACCAGAGCAATAAGCAGGCCCTCTCTCCACCAAGAGTAGCCAGTGACAGGAGCTTCCCTTCTCCAGGGACCCCTTTCCAAAGCCCTTCCCAGTGGAGCCAGCTGGGACCTTAAATAGGAGGTCACTGGTGGGCTGAAGCTGGCTAAAGTGGGGAGAGAGCCCCTGCTTCCCATCCTCGCTACGCCAAGACCACACGCTGCACAGTCCCTAGACTTCTGGTCACTTCTGAAGAAGTCAGTCAGTGGAACCTCTGCCTCCTTGGGGAGGTATCAGGAGCCCAGCTCCGGCTCTGCCCCAGAGCCCTGCTTCCTGCCCCAGAGCATCTGAATGCCCatgggaggggtgaggagggggttCAGCAAAGGGAGCAAGCCCCCTGGAGCTGTGGCTTGCCTGGGTATGTGCTCCCGAGAGGGACCCGAGAGGGGATGATGGTGTCAGCAGCTCCCATCCTTCCCCATCCCAGACTGCCACCTCCTGTAGacttgggttccattcccagatgCCATAAGGTACACTCCACCCTCCTCCCCTGGGTCCCACTCCTGCAAACACTCAGGGGCCAGAGTGGCATGAAGAGAGCCAGCGTCATGGGAGTCAGCTCCTGCAGCACTCGGGGAAGAGCTCTTGGGTGAGGGGGGCATGCGGCAGTGCTGGAGAGAGCCCGGCAGGAGGAGTGCCGGCAGAGAGGTGGGAGGTATCCAGAGGGCCCTCCTGACTTGGAATCTCCCAGCATTCCTGATCTGTGACTCACTGTGATGGCCCACCCCAGGAAGCCACCTGGTCCTCACAACCCTGGCCTCTGGTTCAAAATCCCATAAGCCCAGGAATCTTCCTTCCCCAGCAGGACCTGGTGACCCGGAGGGATGAAGGAACTCCATGAGAAAAAGAGGCCCAAATTCCCTTCCCCCACCTACATCTGAATAAAGGCCACCTCCTCTTCTAGGCCAGGGTCCGGAGACCCGCCTAGGACACACCTTCCTTAGAAGTCTCCCCTCTTCAACCCACTTCATGCCCACACCCTGTGCACTCTTGGGAACCTGTCAAACCCGGGCTTCCAGGTAGCTGGTGCCAGCTTGCCCTGCCCAGCCTGTGGCTACCTGCCCAGCCTGGCGCCCACCTTCAACCAGCTGGCCAAAGGGACACCCTTCAGCCCACCCTGCTTCCCTCTCCCCTGCTGTGGGCCTGGAACCTGGGACCTCCTCAGAGATGTGCAAAAGGAGCCTGGGAAGGCCAGGATGGGGCTGCCCTGCGAGTTGAGGGTGGAGTGAGGCAGCTGCCTGACAGTGGGCCTGCAGAGGGTGGGGGAGGCCCACAGGCCCAGAAGTGGGGAGCCTACCGGTCCAGCTGCAGTCTCAGGGGTGAGGCACTCTGGCGGATCTTGCTCTGAGCCTCAGCGTGAAGCATGCCCTCTGCACTCTCCCCATTAATGGCCAAGATGATGTCTCCAGGCCGGAGGTCAGCGGCCTCTGCCCTGCCCCGCTCAGTTACCTGCCAGGGATAAAGAGCGGGTGGGTTCACCGTAGCCACGCAGAGATGCTGAGGTGGTGGTGCACCGGGGGAGGGATGGAGCAGGAGGGGACTTCCCTCTGCTGCCCAAGAAGCACAGAAACTGGGCTCAACCTTTGACCCCCACTCCCCTCTCTCTGCCCTTCATTGTCCAGCTCACCGGTTAATCCCCTCCAAACACTCCAGTGGcagccccctcctctcctctcaccccaaaacacacacacacacacacacacacacacacacacacagcttctaACCGAGGCCTCCCAGGAATGTGTGGTGGCAGACTTTCAGGACCTGAGCTGGGAAATACTTTTGATAGAGAGCCCTGCCCGTGCAAATCACACCTTGCAGGTGGCTGCCTGCACACCGACCGCCCTCTGTGGGAAAGCTCCCAGCCTGGGTCAAGAGGAAACTGTCAAGAACTCAGGGGGCTCTTGTCCTCTAACCACCTCAAATGGCTGCCAGCAGGTGTAGGATTAGTAACTGAGGAGCAAAGGGCAAGCCCGCTCCTTGGCCCACTCCCTAGAAGCCGGTTCCTAAAGTGGCCCCAGGCCCCACAGCAACAGTGCCCAGCCCTCCTGCTGCCCATACTGCCAGCAGCAGGCCTCAGACTCCAGAACAAAACAAGGGAGGCATCTGTGGAACCCGGGGTAGACAGGGCGTACGTAGCTCCTTATCTCCCAAACTAGTCCTTACCTTGGTCACCCTGATGGGTGTGTGGAAATCCCTGCCCCCGGTGATGCGGAAGCCCCAGGGTGCTGGCCCCAGCACATCCACCGTCAGCGCCATGCTTGAGGAGGGGAGGACAGGAAGGTGGGGTCCACTCCCCACGACCTACtggagggaaaaaggagaaaaggtgaCAGGTCCCCAAGCAGACgtcaggggctggggtggtagaGGAAGTGACTAAGTCCCTCCCTCACCCCCAAGTTTCACTTCCCCCCACCCTGAGAAACCGGCTCAGTTCCCACTTCGTGGTCTTTAGCCCAGCAGCTCCCAAGAGGCTGCTATCCTCATGCCACACAGGGCCTTGCTGGAGAATGGGTGGGCAGGGGCTGGCAAGCGTCGAGATATCTgcatttccttcctcccctcctccaccatcAGGACTAAGTCTCTCAAGTGCTTGCTTCCTGTCCCCAAAACTGACAGCACAAGGTACTTCCTCCCCACTTTGGGGGAGGGCAGGCCGGTGGCCTGGGTAAAGAAAGACTCTGGCACAGGAGAGACAGCAAAGAAGGGGTGGCCCCACCAGACTAAGTAAAAATCTGACCAGGCTGGGGGTTGGCTGGGGTCAGGTCAAGGTCTTCAGAGGGGCCTCCTGgctgcctgcccagcccctgACAATGTGATTCAGATGGACAAGATCCACTTCCCACTGCCCCCAGGGGCCTGCTGCCCTCTGAACAGCCCCAGCAAGGAGGCCAGGGCTCATCTGCAGATTGGGGCACACCCACCCCCTGCTGCTGGCCAGCCCGGAGAGAGGGCTGATGCTGCCTGCCAGCTGGGGCCACAGGCCTCCCATCCACTGCCCCCTCTGCTGGGCAAGGGAGTGTCCTTGCAGACCAGGCCCTTGTGGGATTTCCTGAGCCTCTAGATCTGGAGCCAGGAGCCAACCCTGGCAGGAAGCTGCCCAGCACCCATCCTGGGGCTGTCCCTGGGGAGGTCCAGAGACTGCAAGTGCTGCCTGCTCTCTCCAGAACACGGCACCCTGGGGAGGGGATACTCAGGCCAGCCGGTCTGTCTGCCCCTCCCCTGTCAGCTAGCTTCCCCTTTTGCCCAGGCGTGGGCTCTGTCCCTCCCCGGGTCCCCAGGCCCTCGGGCTCTCGGTTCCCAAGGCCGGGTGCTGGTGGCTCGCGAATGCCCTGATTCCCAGACCTTTGAGCCGGCCGGTGGACTCCGACTGTCCGCGCTGTTGGTGCCGCAGGGAGGAGCCCAGCCTGTCTGCCCAGCTCTCCCAGTTCTGGAGCTTTCTTCCCTCTAAGGCCAAAGTACCCCCACAGGCAGGGGGCTGGAGGAAGAGCACGGTGTCCGGGGAGTGCCGGCCAGCGGGGCCCACGCCGAGAAGAGGCTGCAGGGAGAGGGGCTGTGGGCCGAGGGCAGGGTCCCGCCGCGGGAGGCCAGAGCCGGCGCGGCCGTGCGGAGGGTGCGCAGGTGGGCGCGCGCTCACCTGGCTGCCGCTCACCTGTCTGCCTGGGCGGCCAGGCCGgggagggcagggaaggagggaggcaggaaaggagggCGAGGACCCGCCGCCGCTCCCGCCGCCGCCGTCTGCCCGACTCTGGGGAGAGCCCGCCCGGGGCTCCGGGACCTGCCTCCGCCCATGTGATCCCGGGGCCGCCCCTGCCGCCGCCCCTGGCCCGGGAAGCCGCCTCCTCCGCGCTGCTGAGCCCGGGCGCTGCCACCTGGCCCGCGCCCCACTGGAGAGATGGTGACAGACTCTCCCCAGGGCCCCCTCTAGGCTGCCGTCGTCCTGCCGAGGTGCCCGCATCCTCCCGAATGCCCCTGAATGCAGGGACGCCGTTCAAGTGACGACTTCTCTCCCCCTGCGCAGACAGGCTGCGCCCCCTAAGCTGCCCCCTTAGGCTCCCCCAGGCCGGCCGCGTGCCCCTTCTACAAAAGGGTCCTCGAGCCCCTCTTCCCCCGGCCGGGGAGGGCTGCCTGGTCTGCCTGCGGTCCTCCCGGCTCCTCCGCCCACTCCAGCTCCCACGCTGGCGCAAATGCGGTCTCGACATCCACAAATCCCAAGCTAGGGCCACC encodes:
- the Pdlim2 gene encoding PDZ and LIM domain protein 2, producing MALTVDVLGPAPWGFRITGGRDFHTPIRVTKVTERGRAEAADLRPGDIILAINGESAEGMLHAEAQSKIRQSASPLRLQLDRSGAASPGQTNGEGCLEVLATRFQGSLRTHLDSQSSLRSAYSSPASLSPRPGSPFSTPPPTSPLAPSGALVTSHSFQGLTHSPGLTAADRFSCGSRPAGRQAGLGRAGDSALRVLPPSPGPRSSSPRFSVDSEAGSCLLEEDSEVFKMLQENREARVAPRQSSSFRLLQEALEAEERGGSPAFLPSSLSPQSSLPTSRALATPPKLHTCEKCSTSIANQAVRIQEGRYRHPSCYTCADCGLNLKMRGHFWVGDELYCEKHARQRYSVSTTLSPRA